The following are encoded in a window of Mycoplasmopsis verecunda genomic DNA:
- a CDS encoding ABC-F family ATP-binding cassette domain-containing protein yields the protein MIEVQNLSKIFSDKKLFENVNLKFTEGNTYGIIGANGAGKSTFLKIIAGDIEASGGNILIEKNKRISVLSQDHNAYDDMNVTEVVIMGNTDLYKIKEEKDAIYMNPDATDKDYERAADLEEKFGMLGGWTAENDAQELLANLHIPKDKWEVPMRELTANQKIKVLLAKALFGNPDILIMDEPTNHLDLRSIRWLENFLIDYPNVVIVVSHDSDFLDAICTHIVDIDYNEAKIYTGNYSFWKQSSELAREMMKQSNLKKEAQIEKLKEFIARFSANASKSRQATSRKKALEKISLDEIKPSNRKYPFVRWEMNRDHGKQILNVEDLTYVNEKGETVFEKVSFSLKPGEKMVIVGEDDIQKTKLLECLLGIAQPTSGTVEWGQTITPSYFPNENSKYFDTDETILEWISKWPLENKEKENRENDDARMRGFLGRMLFNNDSVFKKVKVTSGGEKARLMFSRMMLLESNFIILDQPLDHLDAESIDSVIEGVKNFKGGAIFTTYNRAFVNQCADVILELQSPTKSFLFRGTLEDYEAIMNED from the coding sequence ATGATCGAAGTACAAAATTTAAGCAAAATCTTTAGTGACAAAAAACTTTTTGAAAATGTTAACTTAAAATTTACTGAAGGTAATACATATGGAATTATCGGAGCAAATGGTGCTGGTAAATCAACATTTTTAAAAATCATCGCGGGAGATATTGAAGCATCAGGTGGAAATATATTAATAGAGAAAAATAAACGTATTTCTGTTTTATCACAGGATCATAATGCATATGATGATATGAATGTAACTGAAGTTGTAATTATGGGTAATACTGATTTATATAAAATTAAAGAAGAAAAAGATGCGATTTATATGAATCCAGATGCTACAGATAAAGATTATGAAAGAGCAGCAGATTTAGAAGAGAAATTTGGAATGCTCGGTGGATGAACTGCAGAAAACGATGCACAAGAATTACTAGCTAATTTACATATACCAAAAGATAAATGAGAAGTTCCAATGAGAGAATTAACAGCTAATCAAAAAATTAAAGTTTTATTAGCTAAAGCACTATTTGGAAATCCTGACATTTTAATAATGGATGAGCCAACTAATCACTTAGATCTTAGAAGTATTAGATGATTAGAAAACTTCTTAATTGATTATCCAAATGTAGTTATTGTTGTATCTCACGATAGTGATTTTTTAGATGCAATTTGCACTCATATTGTTGATATTGATTACAATGAAGCAAAAATTTATACCGGAAATTACAGTTTCTGAAAACAAAGTTCTGAATTAGCTCGTGAAATGATGAAGCAATCCAACCTGAAAAAAGAAGCTCAAATTGAAAAACTTAAAGAATTTATTGCTCGTTTCTCTGCTAATGCATCAAAATCACGTCAAGCTACATCTCGTAAAAAAGCATTAGAAAAAATTTCATTAGATGAAATCAAACCATCTAATAGAAAATACCCATTTGTTCGTTGAGAAATGAACCGTGATCACGGTAAGCAAATTTTAAATGTTGAAGATTTAACATATGTAAATGAAAAAGGCGAAACTGTATTTGAAAAAGTTTCATTCTCATTAAAACCAGGTGAAAAAATGGTTATAGTTGGAGAAGACGACATTCAAAAAACTAAATTACTAGAATGTTTATTAGGAATAGCACAACCAACTAGTGGAACTGTTGAATGAGGTCAAACAATAACTCCATCATATTTTCCTAATGAAAACTCTAAGTATTTTGATACTGATGAAACAATTCTTGAATGAATATCAAAATGACCTTTAGAAAATAAAGAAAAAGAAAATCGTGAAAACGATGATGCAAGAATGCGTGGATTTTTAGGTCGTATGTTATTTAACAATGATTCTGTATTTAAAAAAGTTAAAGTAACAAGTGGTGGAGAAAAAGCTAGATTAATGTTTTCTCGTATGATGTTACTTGAATCTAATTTCATTATTTTAGACCAACCATTAGATCACCTTGATGCAGAAAGTATTGACTCTGTAATTGAAGGTGTAAAAAATTTCAAAGGTGGAGCAATTTTTACCACATATAACCGTGCATTTGTCAATCAATGTGCTGATGTTATTTTAGAACTTCAATCACCAACAAAAAGTTTCTTATTTAGAGGAACTCTTGAAGATTACG
- a CDS encoding S8 family serine peptidase codes for MKNKLKKKFLFTAIGVMPPIALTTPMVAAASNVSTTIKLNKNSNLSMDENLYNELTNMYKAYYHRLGIDEQENITYKSEKSDSDKVGIIEVNDIDENLLMSKNPNFTFNKMQKNYFKKDYHAASVASIIGTDMGINPNANIYFAALNYKDHTKDNLDKLVESIEYMKENNVKIVNLSLGLFSEVLLPLMFSEYEVEDMENNAYEDFVFDLFRAINFIKKINTNESVLEEVFSRFSRIFHKYIIEDDMIFVISAGNDEMLLEDFIGYPKDWYRYFISDYEADMFQKSDIDHFVYDNFGIIWELYTKKGAFLDKVKNAFNKYIDYKDYGNIIFVGSVTYENKASAFSSHGLESETLPLISAYGDSYINDDKNIKDHKRMDVFNKTANFAPNKAFVEYLRDFQGTSMSAPMITGLLSLLQSNKSKSLSNTEASALLVASAGKTWETDNGSKHSNGAKVKIGFGVPNYRTMSYYSDNWYITKFKDKMYAEDIFYNDETIDLSENPKRLWHETDFTNQVVIAFKHFTYEMFIEKLKNKKMDNDVSVALISYFSSKKEKMMRNNIFDLHVQADIEFRYPFYHTYNYFYIYTRDYKKNLVSNSDNSYIEKVEFDLYSDYVYNEDEVLKDVRITIKLPQLKELREFIEKIFNFKSADDRWKIYQNAAELYIQCIKETDPVMIAGGK; via the coding sequence ATGAAAAACAAATTAAAAAAGAAATTTTTATTCACTGCAATAGGTGTTATGCCACCAATTGCTTTAACCACACCAATGGTGGCTGCCGCAAGCAACGTATCTACTACAATTAAATTAAATAAAAATTCAAATTTATCAATGGATGAAAATTTGTACAATGAATTGACTAATATGTATAAAGCATATTATCATCGATTAGGTATAGATGAACAAGAAAATATCACATATAAATCAGAAAAATCTGATAGTGATAAAGTTGGAATTATTGAAGTAAATGATATTGATGAAAACTTATTAATGTCTAAAAATCCTAATTTTACTTTTAATAAAATGCAAAAAAATTACTTCAAAAAAGATTATCATGCAGCTTCTGTTGCATCAATTATTGGAACAGATATGGGTATAAATCCTAATGCTAATATATATTTTGCTGCACTAAACTATAAGGATCATACGAAAGATAATTTAGATAAATTAGTAGAATCTATTGAATATATGAAAGAAAACAATGTAAAAATTGTTAATTTAAGTCTCGGATTATTTTCTGAAGTTCTATTACCATTAATGTTTAGTGAATATGAAGTTGAGGATATGGAAAATAATGCATATGAGGATTTTGTGTTTGATTTATTTCGAGCTATTAATTTCATAAAAAAAATTAATACAAATGAATCTGTTTTGGAAGAAGTTTTTTCAAGATTTAGCAGAATTTTTCATAAGTATATTATAGAAGATGACATGATTTTTGTTATTTCAGCGGGAAATGATGAAATGTTATTAGAAGATTTTATTGGATATCCTAAAGATTGATATAGATACTTTATCTCGGATTATGAAGCTGATATGTTTCAAAAATCTGATATAGATCATTTTGTATATGATAATTTCGGAATAATATGAGAATTGTATACAAAAAAAGGTGCGTTTTTAGATAAAGTAAAAAATGCATTTAATAAATATATTGATTATAAGGACTATGGAAACATAATATTTGTCGGTTCAGTAACATATGAAAATAAAGCCTCTGCATTCAGCTCACATGGTTTAGAATCAGAAACATTACCATTAATTAGTGCATATGGAGATTCATACATAAATGATGACAAAAATATAAAAGACCATAAAAGAATGGATGTATTTAATAAAACAGCAAATTTTGCACCGAATAAAGCGTTTGTTGAATATTTAAGAGATTTTCAAGGAACAAGTATGTCTGCTCCAATGATAACTGGTTTATTATCATTATTGCAATCAAATAAATCAAAATCTCTATCAAACACTGAAGCATCAGCATTACTAGTAGCAAGCGCAGGGAAAACATGAGAGACTGATAACGGTTCAAAACACAGTAATGGAGCAAAAGTAAAAATAGGTTTTGGTGTTCCTAATTATAGAACAATGTCATATTACTCAGATAATTGATATATTACAAAATTTAAAGATAAAATGTATGCAGAAGATATTTTCTATAATGATGAAACAATAGATTTATCAGAAAATCCGAAACGTTTATGACATGAAACAGATTTCACAAACCAAGTAGTAATAGCATTTAAACATTTTACTTATGAAATGTTTATTGAAAAATTAAAAAATAAAAAAATGGATAATGATGTATCAGTTGCATTAATATCTTACTTTTCAAGCAAAAAAGAAAAAATGATGAGAAACAACATTTTTGATTTACATGTGCAAGCAGATATTGAATTTAGGTATCCATTCTATCATACATATAACTACTTTTATATTTATACAAGAGACTACAAAAAGAATTTAGTTTCTAATTCCGATAACTCATATATTGAGAAAGTTGAATTTGATTTATATTCAGATTATGTTTATAATGAAGATGAAGTATTAAAGGATGTTCGAATAACAATAAAGCTTCCACAATTAAAAGAGCTTAGAGAATTTATTGAAAAAATATTCAATTTTAAATCAGCAGATGATAGATGAAAAATATATCAGAATGCTGCTGAACTATATATTCAATGCATCAAGGAAACAGATCCTGTAATGATAGCAGGAGGTAAATAA